The following coding sequences lie in one Hoplias malabaricus isolate fHopMal1 chromosome 14, fHopMal1.hap1, whole genome shotgun sequence genomic window:
- the LOC136666318 gene encoding N-alpha-acetyltransferase 80 isoform X1: MKMCDGDAATPSVRIVPLHEHWDLVEACVELLNTQWQRSMGARLHGLRQSSNDYPVNLLLLEGKELIGHARLSRVLGSRNLFVESVVVQPGLRGKGYGRALMEGVERYARGRGCTRLYLTTHDKQHFYAHIGYVSSRPVQNVGTLASIMPMELLHKFCRTSENEGEGGREIKKRDEAATSPKGPPLPPVFPTSSKSASSLHLPPPPPPPPLVLLSVPKSPPFPALNPSPCHPPPASAPSPSVSSPISSPPPAPPPPPPSSWTPVDQTLEQMPYTDSRGLPIFWMHKDI; the protein is encoded by the exons ATGAAAAT GTGCGATGGTGATGCTGCCACCCCTTCCGTCCGTATCGTTCCTCTTCACGAGCACTGGGACCTGGTGGAAGCATGTGTAGAACTCCTGAACACACAGTGGCAGCGCAGCATGGGTGCCAGGCTTCATGGCCTCCGCCAGTCGAGTAATGACTACCCCGTAAACCTGCTCCTGCTGGAGGGCAAGGAGCTGATCGGCCATGCTCGTTTGTCCCGGGTGCTGGGCAGCCGGAATCTGTTTGTGGAATCTGTCGTGGTGCAGCCTGGGCTGAGGGGAAAGGGCTATGGGCGAGCACTGATGGAGGGGGTGGAGCGCTATGCGCGGGGGCGGGGCTGCACACGTCTCTACCTCACCACGCATGACAAGCAGCATTTCTATGCCCACATCGGCTATGTCTCATCGCGGCCCGTCCAGAACGTGGGCACACTGGCCTCCATCATGCCCATGGAGCTGCTGCATAAGTTCTGTAGGACCTCAGAGAATGAGGGAGAAGGGGGGCGagagataaaaaaaagagatgaaGCCGCCACATCCCCTAAAGGTCCTCCTCTGCCTCCCGTATTCCCAACTTCATCAAAATCTGCTTCTTCTCTACACCTcccgcctcctcctcctcctccccctttAGTGCTACTTTCTGTGCCAAAATCCCCCCCATTTCCTGCATTAAATCCCTCCCCTTGTCATCCTCCTCCAGCGTCTGCCCCTTCTCCTTCTGTTTCCTCTCCAATTTCCTCCCCTCCTCCTgccccacctcctcctcctccttcctcatgGACCCCAGTTGATCAGACTTTGGAGCAGATGCCGTATACAGACAGCCGAGGACTGCCCATCTTCTGGATGCACAAGGACATCTGA
- the LOC136666318 gene encoding N-alpha-acetyltransferase 80 isoform X2: protein MGARLHGLRQSSNDYPVNLLLLEGKELIGHARLSRVLGSRNLFVESVVVQPGLRGKGYGRALMEGVERYARGRGCTRLYLTTHDKQHFYAHIGYVSSRPVQNVGTLASIMPMELLHKFCRTSENEGEGGREIKKRDEAATSPKGPPLPPVFPTSSKSASSLHLPPPPPPPPLVLLSVPKSPPFPALNPSPCHPPPASAPSPSVSSPISSPPPAPPPPPPSSWTPVDQTLEQMPYTDSRGLPIFWMHKDI, encoded by the coding sequence ATGGGTGCCAGGCTTCATGGCCTCCGCCAGTCGAGTAATGACTACCCCGTAAACCTGCTCCTGCTGGAGGGCAAGGAGCTGATCGGCCATGCTCGTTTGTCCCGGGTGCTGGGCAGCCGGAATCTGTTTGTGGAATCTGTCGTGGTGCAGCCTGGGCTGAGGGGAAAGGGCTATGGGCGAGCACTGATGGAGGGGGTGGAGCGCTATGCGCGGGGGCGGGGCTGCACACGTCTCTACCTCACCACGCATGACAAGCAGCATTTCTATGCCCACATCGGCTATGTCTCATCGCGGCCCGTCCAGAACGTGGGCACACTGGCCTCCATCATGCCCATGGAGCTGCTGCATAAGTTCTGTAGGACCTCAGAGAATGAGGGAGAAGGGGGGCGagagataaaaaaaagagatgaaGCCGCCACATCCCCTAAAGGTCCTCCTCTGCCTCCCGTATTCCCAACTTCATCAAAATCTGCTTCTTCTCTACACCTcccgcctcctcctcctcctccccctttAGTGCTACTTTCTGTGCCAAAATCCCCCCCATTTCCTGCATTAAATCCCTCCCCTTGTCATCCTCCTCCAGCGTCTGCCCCTTCTCCTTCTGTTTCCTCTCCAATTTCCTCCCCTCCTCCTgccccacctcctcctcctccttcctcatgGACCCCAGTTGATCAGACTTTGGAGCAGATGCCGTATACAGACAGCCGAGGACTGCCCATCTTCTGGATGCACAAGGACATCTGA
- the hyal3 gene encoding hyaluronidase-3 produces the protein MFWSSISLLTFSMFLNSPVAGLGSVGKQGFSVVWNMPTARCEQRFGVSLPLKKFGIIYNHRQRFLGENISLFYEQRLGLYPYINQQRERVNGGIPQLGFLKAHLAVTEHQIRDFMKESFIGLAVLDWEAWRPLWRRNYGPKKIYHKLSKELVKVKHPEISETEVTIQAAIEFEQSAKAFMNETLHIGLQTCPKGLWGFYGFPSCYNGHGAKEDGYTGRCKPRTQMMNDRLAFLWQHSTALYPSIYVRRVLAGNPNTQLMVRHRVLEALRVASQHSPGRHPPPVLPYATVAFTQTLQFLNQTDLDFTLGESAALGAAGVVLWGNLAFSKSKRHCLILNDYISSVLGVYVDALRRGVELCTKVVCHDKGRCIRRDPHSGHMIPMLDFLSQSAHEVRSKFKCACYEGWSGEYCEKGITPE, from the exons ATGTTTTGGAGCTCCATCTCCCTCCTGACCTTCAGCATGTTTCTCAACAGCCCTGTTGCAGGGCTGGGGTCAGTTGGGAAGCAGGGTTTCTCAGTGGTGTGGAACATGCCCACAGCAAGATGTGAGCAACGCTTTGGAGTCTCTTTACCTCTGAAAAAGTTTGGCATCATATATAACCACAGGCAGAGATTTTTAGGGGAGAACATCAGCCTGTTTTACGAGCAGCGACTTGGCTTGTACCCCTATATCAACCAACAAAGGGAAAGAGTAAATGGTGGAATCCCTCAGCTGGGGTTTCTGAAGGCTCACCTGGCAGTCACAGAGCACCAGATCCGTGACTTTATGAAGGAGAGTTTTATTGGACTGGCGGTGCTGGATTGGGAGGCGTGGCGCCCTTTGTGGAGGAGAAATTATGGGCCCAAAAAGATTTATCACAAACTGTCTAAAGAGTTGGTGAAGGTGAAACATCCAGAGATTTCTGAGACAGAAGTGACCATACAGGCTGCAATAGAGTTTGAACAATCAGCTAAAGCTTTTATGAACGAAACGCTACATATAGGCCTCCAAACGTGCCCCAAAGGATTATGGGGGTTCTATGGGTTCCCCAGTTGCTATAATGGCCATGGGGCTAAGGAAGATGGGTACACAGGGCGCTGCAAACCTCGAACGCAGATGATGAATGATAGACTGGCGTTTCTATGGCAACACTCAACAGCATTGTACCCAAGTATTTATGTGCGCCGTGTACTGGCGGgaaacccaaacacacaactGATGGTGAGACACCGAGTACTTGAAGCACTCCGTGTGGCCTCCCAGCATTCACCTGGCAGACATCCCCCTCCAGTTCTGCCCTATGCAACAGTAGCATTTACACAAACTTTGCAGTTTCTAAACCAG aCAGACCTGGACTTCACCCTTGGAGAGAGTGCAGCTTTAGGTGCTGCTGGAGTGGTGCTGTGGGGTAATCTTGCTTTTTCCAAGTCGAAG CGTCATTGTCTTATTCTCAATGACTATATAAGCTCAGTGTTGGGGGTGTATGTGGATGCTCTGCGTCGGGGGGTGGAACTCTGCACTAAAGTGGTGTGTCATGATAAGGGTCGCTGCATCAGACGAGACCCTCACTCTGGTCACATGATCCCCATGTTGGACTTCCTTAGCCAATCAGCCCATGAAGTTAGGTCAAAGTTCAAATGTGCATGTTATGAAGGATGGAGTGGAGAGTATTGTGAGAAGGGCATCACGCCAGAATGA